The proteins below come from a single Chitinophaga pinensis DSM 2588 genomic window:
- a CDS encoding MarR family winged helix-turn-helix transcriptional regulator has translation MKEKNKSTDKDDNLFATLYILKRAMDDWGSRNIANWGYENFNITYMPFFMNIGNEGVSNNEIAEKMRVTKQAASRIVRELEASGLVRGEKSDSDGRSVKLYLTEEGHKFQEIAKNEAKILRKEYVKVIGRERYETAVDVLKELIAFHENLLK, from the coding sequence ATGAAAGAAAAAAATAAATCAACGGATAAGGACGATAACCTGTTTGCTACATTATATATACTAAAGCGGGCAATGGACGACTGGGGTAGCCGCAACATTGCTAACTGGGGTTATGAAAATTTCAATATTACTTATATGCCGTTCTTTATGAATATCGGCAATGAGGGTGTTTCCAATAATGAGATCGCAGAAAAGATGCGGGTGACCAAACAGGCTGCCAGCAGGATTGTACGTGAGCTGGAAGCGTCTGGTCTGGTGAGGGGTGAGAAGAGTGATAGTGACGGTCGTTCGGTAAAACTATACCTGACGGAAGAAGGGCATAAATTCCAGGAGATCGCGAAGAATGAAGCCAAAATTTTGAGAAAGGAATATGTGAAAGTCATCGGTCGCGAGCGGTATGAAACAGCCGTGGATGTATTGAAAGAACTGATTGCGTTTCATGAAAATTTATTGAAATAG
- a CDS encoding LytR/AlgR family response regulator transcription factor encodes MKVVIIEDEKITARDLVQTIQQLFPQIGILKVLGTVKDSISYFSSDRSADLIFADIQLGDGLSFEIFSAVEIDVPVIFCTAYDEYALHAFKANGFDYILKPFTNESVSAAINKYLAFRGRIAENAVPYKALEQLFTTKKTTEIGAVLVYQKDRIMPVAISDIAFFYLKNGVVNLTTFDKKTYVVNKTMDELGKFTEPLFFRANRQYLVHRKAVLDASSALSRKLTLSLSVPVPESVTISREKMGQFLEWLTQR; translated from the coding sequence ATGAAGGTAGTGATCATAGAGGATGAGAAAATAACCGCGCGAGACCTGGTACAGACCATTCAGCAACTGTTTCCGCAGATCGGCATCTTAAAGGTGCTGGGTACAGTGAAGGACAGTATCAGTTATTTTAGTTCAGATCGCAGCGCGGACCTGATCTTTGCTGATATACAGCTGGGAGATGGTCTGAGCTTTGAGATCTTCTCCGCCGTGGAAATAGACGTTCCTGTGATCTTTTGTACGGCCTATGATGAATACGCTTTACATGCATTTAAAGCTAACGGATTTGACTATATCCTGAAGCCTTTTACCAACGAGTCAGTATCCGCCGCAATTAATAAATACCTGGCTTTCAGGGGGCGGATTGCAGAGAATGCCGTTCCCTATAAAGCACTGGAACAGCTGTTTACTACAAAGAAAACAACCGAAATAGGCGCTGTACTTGTATACCAGAAAGACAGGATCATGCCGGTGGCGATCAGTGATATCGCTTTTTTCTATTTGAAAAACGGAGTGGTTAACCTGACTACCTTTGATAAAAAGACCTATGTCGTCAATAAAACGATGGACGAACTAGGTAAATTTACAGAACCGCTTTTCTTTCGCGCTAACAGGCAGTATCTTGTGCATCGTAAGGCAGTACTGGATGCTTCCAGTGCCCTTTCCCGCAAACTGACGCTTTCTTTGTCAGTGCCTGTACCGGAATCTGTTACCATCAGTCGTGAGAAGATGGGGCAATTCCTGGAATGGCTGACACAGCGTTGA
- a CDS encoding HlyD family secretion protein yields MTQEKTQPSKGPVKFIVLGVAGIAILYFGGKKIMHAYTHESTDNAQIESNAIPVVSRVGGYIDTFALQDYQSVKGGQLLLTIDDKEYKIAVQQAEADLSAAKADLIFAEAQITNIGSDKNVADAGVSVEQVNLEKATRDLARDQALFNDGSITQHQLDNSQSAYKVALSQLESSRKRVSQVVTQHGTANAQIEKAKANVALKEAALESAKLKLSYTQVIAPVAGRIGKTNLQKGQLVQAGQQLFSVVNNERYWIVANFKETQLEKMKIGQVVKVEVDGYPDKEISGKIVAFSDATGAKFSLLPPDNATGNFVKVTQRVPVKIEIDRAEELKSILKAGLSVTVDVQVD; encoded by the coding sequence ATGACACAGGAAAAAACGCAGCCATCTAAAGGCCCGGTAAAGTTTATCGTATTGGGCGTAGCCGGAATAGCAATTCTTTATTTCGGAGGAAAGAAGATAATGCACGCCTATACACATGAAAGCACTGATAATGCACAGATTGAGAGCAATGCGATTCCTGTGGTGAGCAGGGTCGGCGGCTACATCGATACATTTGCATTACAGGATTATCAGTCTGTAAAAGGAGGTCAGTTATTGCTGACCATTGATGATAAGGAATACAAAATTGCCGTACAACAGGCAGAAGCAGATCTCTCCGCCGCAAAAGCAGATCTGATATTTGCAGAAGCACAGATCACCAATATCGGCTCGGATAAAAATGTAGCGGATGCAGGTGTCAGTGTAGAACAGGTTAACCTGGAAAAAGCAACCCGCGACCTCGCCAGAGATCAGGCCCTGTTTAACGATGGTTCTATCACACAGCACCAGCTGGATAATAGTCAGTCTGCCTACAAAGTGGCATTGAGTCAGTTGGAATCTTCCAGGAAACGCGTGAGCCAGGTAGTCACACAGCATGGTACCGCCAATGCACAGATCGAAAAAGCAAAGGCGAATGTAGCCCTGAAAGAAGCTGCACTGGAATCAGCTAAGCTGAAATTATCTTATACACAGGTGATAGCGCCGGTAGCCGGTAGAATCGGGAAAACCAATCTGCAGAAAGGACAACTGGTACAGGCGGGTCAACAGCTGTTCAGCGTCGTGAACAATGAACGCTACTGGATCGTTGCCAACTTCAAGGAAACCCAGTTGGAGAAGATGAAAATAGGACAGGTTGTGAAAGTGGAAGTAGACGGTTATCCTGACAAGGAGATCTCCGGTAAAATCGTCGCTTTCAGTGATGCCACCGGCGCTAAATTTTCGCTCCTGCCACCGGATAATGCTACGGGTAACTTTGTAAAGGTGACACAGCGTGTGCCTGTTAAAATTGAAATTGACCGCGCAGAAGAACTGAAAAGTATACTGAAAGCAGGTCTTAGCGTAACTGTAGATGTACAGGTTGATTAA
- a CDS encoding sensor histidine kinase produces the protein MSPLVRELIRYCWVLASISAASAIMFIIVFRLGNGAIWGVAFMTGIRSLMAGFSNVWILVMLRKYFPFQTKKQERITRYVTGYLLTCCLFSLTIPMEAYFDAAKEHFTFLQRLPAVLLQGFWNSLLVIVTHNLVILRFEKENIELENSRLKAANLESANLLLKQQIHPHFLFNALSMLKSLYKTDIQAGEAYLSHLVNFLRASLAEPQSRATRLSDEIKLCNDYLEMQKIRFEDALHCTIDVQEKVLSTGFVPAFSLQSLIENAIKHNEATEASPLHITMYYQEGWIITENNLQVRKHIDSQSGKGLINLVERYRILSGDEVIISQDLHTFSVSIKVLSNEGSDHRG, from the coding sequence ATGAGTCCGCTCGTCAGGGAACTGATACGCTATTGCTGGGTACTGGCTTCTATTTCGGCAGCATCGGCGATCATGTTTATTATCGTCTTCAGACTGGGTAATGGTGCAATATGGGGCGTCGCGTTTATGACAGGTATACGTTCGCTGATGGCGGGGTTTTCTAATGTCTGGATATTGGTGATGCTGAGAAAGTATTTTCCTTTCCAGACCAAGAAGCAGGAGCGCATCACCAGGTATGTGACGGGATATCTGCTTACCTGTTGTTTATTTTCCCTGACCATTCCCATGGAGGCTTACTTTGATGCGGCAAAAGAACATTTTACTTTCCTGCAACGGCTGCCGGCAGTTTTGTTGCAAGGTTTCTGGAATAGTTTGCTGGTAATTGTTACACATAATCTCGTGATTCTACGTTTCGAAAAAGAAAATATTGAACTGGAAAATTCCCGTCTGAAAGCCGCCAATCTTGAATCGGCCAATCTGCTATTGAAACAGCAGATACATCCCCATTTCCTTTTCAACGCTCTGAGTATGCTGAAAAGCCTGTATAAGACGGATATTCAGGCAGGAGAGGCTTATCTTTCGCACCTGGTAAATTTTCTGCGGGCCTCACTGGCAGAACCGCAATCCCGTGCTACCCGTTTATCTGACGAGATAAAGCTCTGCAACGATTATCTTGAAATGCAGAAGATCCGTTTTGAAGATGCGCTGCATTGTACCATAGATGTTCAGGAAAAGGTATTGTCAACCGGTTTTGTACCTGCATTTTCTCTTCAATCGCTGATAGAGAATGCTATCAAGCACAATGAAGCAACAGAGGCATCTCCCTTGCACATTACCATGTACTACCAGGAGGGATGGATCATTACGGAGAATAATCTGCAGGTCAGAAAACATATTGATTCCCAGAGTGGTAAAGGGCTGATTAACCTGGTAGAAAGGTACCGGATATTGTCAGGAGATGAGGTGATTATCTCACAGGATTTGCATACCTTTTCAGTCAGCATTAAAGTTTTGAGTAATGAAGGTAGTGATCATAGAGGATGA